The genomic DNA GAACAAACTGACCGTGACTTCTTATATTACACGGTCATGAATGCCGCGACCGATATCATTGCTAGACAATTGGGAGAAAAAGATAACGCAGATCTATCCGATACAGACGTCTACAATGCCTACTATCAACGTGCAGAACAAACGATCCAAAATCAAGGCTACACGATTCATTCAACGATCGACAAAGGCATCTATGATGCGATGCAAGCAGGTGTTGCCAATTATGGTTACTTACTTGATGACGGAAAAGGCACACCTGTTGAGACTGGTAACGTTCTGATGGATAATAAAACCGGTCGAGTTTATGGATTTGTCGGTGGTCGTAATTATGCGCTGAACCAAAATAATCATGCCTTTGATACTCAAAGACAAGCCGGGTCATCGATCAAGCCGATGTTAGTTTATGGCCCAGCGATCGATATGGGCTTAGTTGGTTCAGAATCACGTGTTTCTGATTATGCAACTACTTGGCAAGAAGGCTCAAATGCCGGAGAAGACATCGTCAATGCGACGAATAAAGGATCAAATACCTTCCAAACAGTTCGTGAATCATTGGAATGGTCGAACAATATCCCTGCTTACCATTTATATCAAGATGTTTTGAACAATGGCGGCTCAAAACAATACGCCTACGAAACGTATCTATCAAAAATGAACTATCCTGCAAATGCTAACTGGGGCGTTGAATCGGCACCACTGGGAACAGTCGATGTCACCACTCTTCAACAAACCAATGGCTTCCAGGCATTAGCAAATAATGGCGAATTCCAGCAAGCGTATATCATTGATGCAATCACTGACAACGAGGGGAATGTCATTTATCAACACGAAGTTAAACCAGTGCGCGTCTTTTCCGAAGCCGCAGCTTCGATCGTCAATGATATGTTACGTAGCGTTATCAATGAAAAGATCACCACACCATTCAAAGATGATATCACTAGTCTCAATGGCAGCTTAGGTCAAGCGGACTGGATCGGTAAAACTGGTTCAACGAATGATTACCGAGATTCATGGTTAGTTGTCTCCACACCCTCTGTCACGATCAGTAGTTGGGCAGGACACGATGATAATACCGGAATGGATGCCCAAGCAAGATTGCGTTCATCCAAATATTTAGCGAATTTAATCAATCAAGTGTATCAAGTAAACCCAACGATTTTTGGTACCGATCAGAAATTCACACTTGCTTCTGATGTGAAGAAAGAAGACGTTTCTGCCTTCACAGGACAATTACCTGGAAAAGTGACCGTTGACCGAAGATCGATCAATACACCTAGCAAAACTGTCGAGTCACTTTGGGCAAAAAATGGTCCTGAGAAAAGCACCTTCAAATTTGGTGTAGGTGGAACAGATGAAAATTACAAAGATTATTGGAATACTGTCGGAACATTCGAACGTGAAAATCCACAGAACAAAGAGGATGACAAAGACGACGATTAACAAAACAATCTGAGTCCACTACTCTTTCTCACAATAAAATGAGCCTGATCTTGATAAATGATATCAAGGTCAGGCTCATTTTTTATTCGTTTTTACTTATCTTTGGTGAAGCTTTGCCCCTGTTATTTCCATAAAAAAGTAGCTGAAACGACGATTCTTTGTCATTTCAGCTACTTTTAGTTATCGTTTTATTTGATCAATCGCTTGATGTTTATCTCAATCGATTTATTTCGTTGAACCTTTTTCTTCAATTCCATAAGGTAAGATGATTGTTTTTTCTTCTACTTCTTCTTTGTTCATCATTTTTGTCAATAGACGCATTGATACCGCACCTAAGTCATATAATGGTTGCGTAATACTTGTCAAGCGTGGGCGAGCAACTTCAGTCAATAAAGAATTGTTGCTTGTGATGATCTCAAATTCTTCTGGTACTTTGACACCACGGTCAATCAAGCCATCTAAAATACCGATTGCTAGTTCATCATCCGTTACATAAACAGCAGTTGCTCCACTATTGTGGATACGTTCTACTAATGACAAGCCATCTCTAAAATTATAGCTTGATTCAAAGATCAAACCTTCACTATAAGTCAGTCCGTTTTCTTTCAACGCTTC from Enterococcus mundtii includes the following:
- a CDS encoding transglycosylase domain-containing protein, coding for MPRNNTRRKQARRTKEKWFVPKVIFRVFQSLTVFIMVLIILFAALGVGVGAGYFAYLVEDTKLPSKSELQSELGNITETSKLVYADNTEISTIQTDLMRTTVPSDQMSPYLKSAIISTEDEYFEEHKGYVPKAVIRALFSEATGIGSSGGSTLTQQLVKQQILTDETTFKRKANEILLAAQVEKHFTKDEIISTYLNVSPFGRNNKGQNIAGVQEAAQGIFGVNASDLSLPQAAFIAGLPQSPITYSPYTNTGALKEDLTAGLERKDIVLFSMYREHQITKEQYEEAKAYDLTKDFLGQQVAEQTDRDFLYYTVMNAATDIIARQLGEKDNADLSDTDVYNAYYQRAEQTIQNQGYTIHSTIDKGIYDAMQAGVANYGYLLDDGKGTPVETGNVLMDNKTGRVYGFVGGRNYALNQNNHAFDTQRQAGSSIKPMLVYGPAIDMGLVGSESRVSDYATTWQEGSNAGEDIVNATNKGSNTFQTVRESLEWSNNIPAYHLYQDVLNNGGSKQYAYETYLSKMNYPANANWGVESAPLGTVDVTTLQQTNGFQALANNGEFQQAYIIDAITDNEGNVIYQHEVKPVRVFSEAAASIVNDMLRSVINEKITTPFKDDITSLNGSLGQADWIGKTGSTNDYRDSWLVVSTPSVTISSWAGHDDNTGMDAQARLRSSKYLANLINQVYQVNPTIFGTDQKFTLASDVKKEDVSAFTGQLPGKVTVDRRSINTPSKTVESLWAKNGPEKSTFKFGVGGTDENYKDYWNTVGTFERENPQNKEDDKDDD